In Halalkalicoccus subterraneus, one DNA window encodes the following:
- a CDS encoding TATA-box-binding protein gives MAKIVNAVGGGDLHQELDLNILHSVIDGEIARYDPEHWPGLYLRLTPNSPAVLVFSSGKYNIAGATSIEHLLGSNGEFLSRLEEIEIVVADPYFEVRNLVLLDDLGKELDLGQIAIALGLESTEYEPEQFPGLLYRPNELEGTFLIFRTGNILLTGLATRSEAEKAFDELFEDLTTLLP, from the coding sequence ATGGCAAAAATCGTAAACGCGGTCGGCGGAGGGGATTTGCATCAAGAACTGGATCTTAATATTTTGCATAGCGTGATTGATGGGGAGATCGCTAGATATGATCCTGAACATTGGCCTGGATTATATTTAAGATTGACCCCAAACTCTCCTGCGGTTCTCGTATTCTCAAGTGGAAAATACAATATTGCAGGTGCAACATCTATTGAACATCTATTGGGATCTAATGGCGAATTTCTTTCAAGATTAGAGGAAATCGAGATAGTCGTTGCCGATCCTTATTTTGAAGTACGCAATCTGGTACTATTAGACGATCTTGGAAAAGAGCTCGATCTTGGACAAATCGCGATCGCATTAGGACTAGAATCGACAGAGTATGAACCAGAACAATTCCCTGGATTGTTATATCGTCCTAATGAGCTTGAAGGAACGTTTCTAATATTCCGTACTGGAAATATTTTACTAACTGGGCTCGCCACCCGTTCAGAGGCGGAAAAAGCATTTGATGAGTTATTTGAAGACCTCACAACACTGTTACCATGA
- a CDS encoding heavy metal translocating P-type ATPase, with protein MTCTLCELPTGEQPVTDSDVDGEFCCRGCLEVYRTLGDIDVEELDATDLADEPAIDPDLGKTTYLSVDGMHCKTCELFIDEIAADIEGVYDAQSSYATEMVRIQYDPETLSEDDIIDEVSRLGYRASRPTEEDEGARSRFEFGKYRSVIALLVMMPVMVPYILFIYPTYLGLYPEEFLYNSTLGAMVYAPLFVWSTLIIAGLGYPMLRGAYVSLKVGQPNMDVLISLAVLAAYGYSAAAFAMGQRDLYFDVAVMILVVITVGNHIESSVKRSALGNHSDLTKSRITTARKLLEDGSTESVDVGSCTTGDRVLVRPGERIPVDGSVVDGTAAVDEALMTGESIPQPKSSGDNVLGGSVVTDSALVIEVGDDAESTLDRLVELLWNVKSSDSGMQRLADRFAVIFVPLVVTISLLTAALWVSLGLPVGSAVLIGVSVLVISCPCSLGIATPLALAAGTNEASERQILLPNSNVLERVTDSEVIVFDKTGTLTTGKMSVKRTIPATGEDATEVLSRAAAIEGRSSHPVGEAIAAAGGATDATVEGFEREARGVSAVVNETPVTVGHPTVFETDWEIPESVTEAIEGAFEADTHPTVVGWDGVARGVITIRDTPREGWESVVSELASEGREIVVLTGDDERMARRFSDHPDVDDVFSGVRPESKEAIVGRLRSEGTTTMIGDGTNDAPALASADLGIALASGTEVAMDAADAVVMNDDLSAIPEIFEIAHSTQKRIRQNIAWAIGYNLIAIPLAVLGYINPLIAAVIMAISSLIVVANSGRRSLPWFGSNADGGTETSSVGSATNDTPS; from the coding sequence ATGACCTGCACACTCTGTGAACTGCCGACGGGCGAACAGCCGGTAACCGACAGCGACGTCGACGGCGAGTTCTGCTGTCGGGGCTGTCTCGAGGTCTATCGGACGCTCGGCGATATCGACGTCGAAGAGCTCGACGCGACGGATCTCGCGGACGAACCCGCCATCGACCCTGACCTCGGCAAGACCACCTACCTCTCGGTCGACGGAATGCACTGCAAGACCTGTGAGCTGTTCATCGACGAGATCGCGGCCGACATCGAGGGCGTCTACGATGCCCAGTCGAGCTACGCGACCGAGATGGTCCGCATCCAGTACGACCCCGAGACGCTGAGCGAGGACGATATCATCGACGAGGTCAGCAGGCTGGGTTACCGGGCGTCACGCCCGACGGAGGAGGACGAGGGTGCGCGGAGCCGCTTCGAATTCGGGAAGTACCGCTCAGTGATCGCGCTGCTGGTCATGATGCCGGTCATGGTACCATACATCCTGTTCATCTATCCGACCTATCTGGGGCTCTATCCCGAGGAGTTCCTCTACAACTCGACGCTCGGAGCGATGGTATACGCGCCGCTGTTCGTCTGGAGCACGCTCATCATTGCCGGCCTCGGCTATCCGATGCTCCGGGGCGCCTACGTGAGTCTCAAGGTAGGCCAACCCAACATGGACGTCTTGATATCGCTCGCAGTACTTGCGGCCTACGGCTACTCAGCTGCGGCGTTTGCTATGGGTCAGCGTGACCTCTACTTCGACGTCGCGGTGATGATCCTCGTAGTCATCACCGTCGGCAACCACATCGAGTCGAGCGTTAAACGCAGCGCGCTGGGAAACCACTCAGATCTCACTAAATCCCGGATTACGACTGCCCGCAAGCTCCTCGAGGACGGCTCAACTGAGTCGGTTGACGTCGGCAGCTGTACGACCGGCGATCGCGTGCTCGTCAGGCCAGGCGAGCGGATTCCGGTCGACGGGTCGGTGGTCGACGGGACGGCCGCGGTCGACGAGGCGCTGATGACCGGCGAGTCAATTCCTCAGCCGAAATCGTCCGGCGACAACGTCCTCGGGGGGTCGGTCGTCACCGACAGCGCGCTGGTCATCGAGGTCGGCGACGACGCTGAGAGCACGCTCGACCGGCTCGTCGAACTGCTATGGAACGTCAAGAGCTCTGACTCGGGGATGCAGCGGCTCGCCGACCGATTCGCGGTGATCTTCGTCCCGCTGGTCGTCACGATATCGCTGCTGACGGCTGCGCTTTGGGTCTCGCTCGGGCTTCCGGTCGGCAGCGCGGTCCTGATCGGGGTGTCTGTGCTGGTGATCTCCTGTCCGTGCTCGCTGGGGATCGCGACGCCGCTCGCGCTCGCCGCGGGGACCAACGAAGCCTCCGAGCGCCAGATCCTGCTCCCGAACTCGAACGTCTTAGAGCGGGTCACCGATTCGGAGGTCATCGTCTTCGACAAGACGGGAACGCTCACGACCGGCAAGATGAGCGTCAAACGGACGATTCCGGCTACCGGCGAGGACGCAACGGAGGTACTCTCGCGAGCGGCGGCGATCGAGGGCCGGTCGAGCCACCCCGTCGGCGAGGCAATTGCCGCGGCGGGCGGGGCTACGGATGCGACTGTCGAAGGCTTTGAGCGCGAGGCCCGGGGCGTCTCCGCCGTCGTCAATGAGACGCCCGTGACGGTCGGTCACCCGACAGTTTTCGAGACCGACTGGGAGATCCCCGAATCGGTCACGGAAGCCATCGAGGGTGCTTTTGAGGCCGATACTCACCCGACAGTCGTTGGTTGGGACGGTGTCGCCCGAGGCGTGATCACGATCCGAGACACCCCGCGGGAGGGCTGGGAGTCGGTTGTCTCCGAGCTCGCCTCTGAGGGCCGGGAGATCGTCGTCCTGACGGGCGACGATGAACGCATGGCCAGGCGTTTCTCCGACCACCCCGATGTTGATGACGTCTTCTCAGGCGTTCGCCCCGAATCCAAGGAGGCAATCGTCGGTCGGCTTAGGTCCGAGGGGACCACGACAATGATCGGCGATGGGACGAATGACGCGCCCGCGCTCGCAAGCGCGGACCTCGGTATCGCGCTAGCGAGCGGGACGGAAGTCGCGATGGATGCCGCCGACGCGGTCGTAATGAACGACGACCTCTCGGCGATCCCCGAGATTTTCGAAATCGCCCACTCGACACAGAAACGGATCCGACAGAACATCGCGTGGGCGATCGGCTACAATTTGATCGCAATTCCACTAGCAGTGCTCGGCTACATCAATCCGCTAATCGCTGCCGTCATAATGGCAATCAGCAGTCTCATTGTTGTCGCAAACTCGGGACGACGTTCACTACCGTGGTTCGGATCAAATGCGGATGGGGGCACTGAAACGTCATCAGTAGGAAGTGCTACTAACGACACCCCTTCGTGA
- a CDS encoding DEAD/DEAH box helicase has protein sequence MTLNPLQFSEEVNKQYLRYQLTSARLTDEILSNQFEEKLWRNDSPLFKGPFVSLSRAYKEGSRVSDLVDDGTLHNRMRGIVPYEHLYEHQEQALHSIKDGNDTLVTTGTGSGKTEAFLYPIVDRCLRLNEDPDAPDGVTAVIVYPMNALAADQLDRLRELLVGTGVTFGRYVGPTPEDETGLSFEGRKVPEGTSREEYQELREEVDEDENVVHLPPEERYTREQIRADPPQILLVNKAILEFQLTRGKDLDLFLDAPLEYVVMDEAHTNTGAQGAEISLLLRRLKSLAKPPKGYTSNIATSATIVDEKHEDEGQRFMARLFGVDKGNVSIVRESYQGIDWPDDRYDTTLPPKPTDLFQRTLQAISMDDGPAKNAEIEIIYEELTGRALPAGDDIQERLFDGLLQNEFAHLIHYYGNTVRSLEDLVDSVWEGSDRGVTATRDGDREEILTYLVLGAAAEKEETPLFRPKLHYFVKGLEGAVAVLEKGDDARPARPDLFLNADDAKKRYDGRRDDTAFFPVLVCPQCGQHHYEQYVQDATSSPGDELKGGHQTKSGTVFFPDETDTESRVLFTDTIVHNDDEWGPGDSNKHSEGYVCYACGALHKGEQDSCGCCERKGTLLQVLILESVDEVSSCPVCRYNQGYGNNYYDDPFRALREVTVANVYVLAQDMLNQADDEGERLIVFTDNRQEAAFQAGWMQDRARRYRFRRLLYNYLPELPDDPDEEPPEISITTVVERLADTLMEDKGRAKLIAPEVFEENLENAYDSKLRRSLERYLTVQVLREVSTSYSTRASLETWGKLRVHYAGVDTSNEAIRDLAAEYHQAPETLVAWLQSLLDGARKRQMLHHQREPIFSQTWDNRLDLVRNQYLPPIDFYPSGMRLEGSSNDAGSQYIKKWVGKSTTGIEDWAQRLDLENTERESFLGDVWNLLTEELGLLTRLDSLKWASGDPIKGTQNVYQVDAHRIGISKQDERYRCSFCGRIHPRPTPNHACTRWRCSEGEVEFMEDTEPRDYDLVELEDADTFVMAEEHTAQVPNKQRERIEREFKEGRDVNALVATPTLELGVDIGALDMVLLRNVPPQAANYWQRAGRAGRRNRMAIIYTYARSNPHDLHFFKQPEALLDGDVRPPNFNLQNPVMIRKHVHAAVLTEIHAELLDEDEKWIDAVIPGRIGDVVFDDRQPRENLEPVVKPLREALADESRKERILNRLENSFTQEWPDDPDYVSRDQLETYVGEMADELEGTYQRVLDRLTWAWEQRRRLAQKEVDGETLTDEERRFKSRCESTIDILRPYSTSDSNDADQGYRTYTLSVLSQEGFLPGYATSREGVVASAERAYSRGWDKFEFDINRPNTIAIHEHVPGNRIYANGGKYQVSYYKFPASDEIKNPREWDVDPARYAVTNKMEVEAGYNNPQATEVSSLPLVDSQLRFISHVEELENTRFRMPSVTAGVLRKRHDGGRRYEFTDQTVDHRESQFVTILNFGPEQPDQDRPLGYPICTVCGGVRSPYDSDDRIEDFVEYHEEHCGEEPGYFALHVHSDVDGLLFTELASQGDAVSLGEAMTLIGSHLFDMERDDLQWLPIPVDDEMWQLFLYDPMPGGSGLLEQFINEWDAVYDAAIELLGSCPSACSTSCYDCLRTYFNQFYHDQLDRHRALELIQGMGQESIASNPIEPINEVEEESNQDTNIWEKRLEDIVCNEWGYNRFEPQGKIDLPHINAYTLPDLFHEEAEIAIYLDGPIHSEQEQKQKDKYLRNALKAEGWTVIEIHIEDFENDPMMDVYRAQIGNHLDNL, from the coding sequence ATGACTCTTAACCCACTCCAATTTTCTGAAGAGGTTAACAAGCAATACCTTCGCTATCAACTAACCTCTGCCCGCCTTACCGACGAGATTCTTAGCAACCAATTCGAAGAGAAGCTCTGGCGAAACGACTCCCCGCTATTCAAAGGCCCGTTCGTCTCACTGAGCCGTGCCTACAAGGAAGGTTCTCGAGTCAGCGACCTCGTTGACGACGGGACGCTCCACAATCGCATGCGAGGAATCGTGCCGTATGAACACCTCTACGAACACCAAGAGCAAGCGCTTCATTCGATCAAAGACGGCAATGACACGCTTGTGACGACCGGAACGGGATCCGGCAAGACTGAGGCATTCCTTTATCCGATCGTCGACCGCTGCCTTAGGCTCAACGAGGATCCTGACGCTCCTGATGGCGTGACGGCCGTCATCGTCTATCCGATGAACGCCCTAGCAGCCGACCAGCTCGATCGCCTTCGAGAACTCCTCGTGGGTACCGGCGTCACGTTCGGTCGATACGTCGGCCCAACCCCTGAAGACGAAACTGGGCTCTCGTTCGAGGGTCGAAAAGTCCCCGAAGGAACGTCTCGCGAAGAGTACCAGGAACTCCGTGAGGAGGTCGACGAGGACGAGAACGTCGTCCACCTGCCACCTGAAGAGCGCTACACCCGTGAGCAGATTCGAGCAGACCCTCCGCAAATCCTTCTGGTGAACAAGGCCATCCTCGAGTTCCAACTCACCCGTGGAAAAGACCTCGATCTGTTCCTTGACGCTCCGCTGGAGTACGTCGTGATGGACGAGGCTCACACCAATACCGGTGCGCAGGGTGCTGAGATTTCACTGCTGCTCCGCCGGCTGAAATCGCTCGCGAAACCGCCAAAGGGTTATACCTCGAACATCGCGACGAGTGCGACCATCGTCGACGAGAAACACGAGGATGAGGGGCAGCGATTCATGGCTCGTCTGTTCGGCGTCGACAAAGGCAACGTCTCCATCGTCCGTGAGTCGTACCAGGGCATCGACTGGCCCGACGACCGATACGACACGACGCTTCCGCCGAAGCCAACAGACCTCTTTCAGCGAACGCTCCAGGCCATCTCGATGGACGATGGCCCAGCGAAGAACGCCGAAATCGAGATCATCTACGAGGAACTCACGGGCCGTGCGTTACCAGCAGGCGACGATATCCAGGAGCGACTTTTTGATGGGTTGCTGCAGAACGAATTCGCTCACCTGATTCACTACTACGGAAACACCGTTCGGTCGTTGGAAGACCTCGTCGATAGCGTCTGGGAGGGATCCGACCGAGGTGTGACGGCCACACGCGATGGTGATCGCGAGGAGATTCTAACGTACCTCGTGCTTGGTGCTGCGGCGGAAAAAGAGGAAACGCCGCTGTTCAGACCGAAACTGCACTACTTCGTGAAAGGGCTAGAAGGGGCGGTCGCAGTCCTCGAGAAGGGCGACGATGCACGCCCAGCCCGCCCGGATCTCTTCCTTAACGCCGATGACGCGAAGAAACGCTACGACGGACGGCGTGATGATACCGCATTTTTCCCGGTTCTCGTCTGTCCTCAGTGTGGTCAGCACCACTACGAGCAGTACGTACAGGACGCCACGAGTTCGCCTGGTGACGAACTGAAAGGTGGTCACCAGACGAAGAGTGGAACTGTATTTTTCCCCGATGAAACCGACACCGAGTCACGCGTTCTCTTCACAGATACTATCGTCCATAACGACGACGAGTGGGGTCCCGGTGACTCGAACAAACACTCAGAGGGCTACGTCTGCTATGCGTGCGGTGCACTCCACAAGGGCGAACAGGACTCCTGTGGGTGCTGTGAGCGAAAGGGAACGCTCCTCCAAGTACTGATTCTCGAGAGCGTCGACGAGGTCTCCAGCTGTCCTGTCTGTCGCTACAACCAGGGTTACGGGAACAACTACTACGACGACCCGTTCCGAGCCCTTCGCGAGGTCACCGTCGCGAACGTCTATGTCCTCGCTCAGGACATGCTCAATCAAGCAGATGACGAAGGCGAACGCCTGATTGTCTTCACTGATAACCGCCAAGAGGCGGCGTTTCAGGCTGGTTGGATGCAGGACCGTGCACGCCGGTATCGCTTCCGGCGCCTGCTCTATAACTATCTCCCCGAACTGCCGGATGATCCGGACGAGGAACCTCCCGAGATTAGCATCACGACGGTTGTCGAGCGACTCGCTGATACGCTGATGGAAGACAAGGGGCGAGCGAAACTCATCGCGCCAGAAGTCTTCGAGGAAAATCTCGAGAACGCATACGACTCGAAGCTTCGACGGTCACTCGAACGTTATCTGACTGTTCAGGTGCTTCGTGAGGTTTCAACATCATACAGCACCCGGGCCAGCCTCGAGACCTGGGGTAAGCTTCGCGTCCACTACGCCGGTGTCGACACCTCGAATGAGGCCATCCGTGATCTCGCGGCCGAGTACCACCAAGCCCCCGAAACACTGGTGGCATGGCTTCAGAGCTTACTCGATGGCGCACGGAAGCGGCAGATGCTTCACCATCAGCGTGAACCGATTTTCTCGCAAACGTGGGACAACCGGCTCGACTTGGTGAGAAACCAGTACCTGCCACCCATTGATTTCTATCCCTCCGGGATGCGACTTGAAGGGTCCTCCAATGACGCTGGATCTCAATATATCAAGAAATGGGTGGGGAAAAGCACAACTGGAATCGAAGACTGGGCTCAGCGTCTCGACTTAGAGAATACCGAACGTGAATCGTTCCTCGGAGATGTCTGGAACTTGCTTACTGAAGAACTTGGCCTGTTGACCAGGCTTGATTCGCTCAAATGGGCGTCAGGCGACCCCATTAAAGGGACGCAGAACGTCTATCAGGTCGACGCTCACCGAATCGGTATCTCAAAGCAGGACGAGCGATATCGCTGCTCGTTCTGCGGTCGCATCCATCCACGACCCACACCAAATCACGCTTGCACTCGCTGGCGGTGCTCGGAGGGTGAAGTGGAATTTATGGAGGATACCGAACCGAGGGATTACGACCTCGTCGAACTCGAAGATGCAGATACCTTCGTGATGGCTGAAGAGCACACGGCACAGGTCCCGAACAAACAGCGGGAACGTATCGAGCGCGAGTTCAAAGAAGGCCGTGACGTTAACGCCCTCGTCGCGACGCCGACACTCGAGCTTGGCGTCGACATCGGGGCTCTTGATATGGTTCTCCTTCGGAACGTCCCACCGCAAGCCGCCAACTACTGGCAGCGTGCAGGCCGAGCAGGACGGCGTAACCGGATGGCGATTATCTATACCTACGCTCGCTCGAATCCCCACGATCTCCACTTCTTCAAACAGCCAGAGGCGCTTCTTGACGGGGACGTCCGACCACCGAATTTCAACTTACAAAATCCGGTGATGATCCGTAAGCACGTTCATGCGGCGGTTCTCACCGAAATACATGCGGAGCTCCTCGACGAGGATGAGAAGTGGATTGACGCTGTCATCCCCGGTCGAATCGGTGATGTCGTCTTCGACGACCGACAACCACGAGAAAATTTGGAACCAGTCGTCAAGCCACTCCGCGAAGCACTTGCTGATGAGAGCCGTAAAGAGCGCATTCTCAATCGACTCGAAAACTCGTTCACCCAAGAGTGGCCAGATGATCCAGATTACGTCTCTCGTGATCAACTTGAGACGTACGTCGGCGAGATGGCAGACGAGCTTGAAGGAACGTACCAGCGCGTTCTTGATCGTCTCACATGGGCGTGGGAGCAGCGACGCCGCCTCGCTCAGAAGGAGGTCGATGGGGAAACGCTGACAGACGAAGAACGCCGGTTCAAATCTCGGTGTGAGAGCACCATTGACATACTTCGACCCTACTCGACTAGTGATTCGAATGACGCCGATCAGGGCTATCGTACGTACACACTCTCGGTTCTCTCCCAAGAAGGATTCCTACCGGGCTACGCGACGTCTCGCGAAGGCGTGGTCGCGTCGGCAGAACGCGCGTACTCACGTGGCTGGGACAAATTTGAGTTCGATATCAATCGGCCAAACACGATCGCGATTCACGAACACGTCCCTGGGAATCGAATCTACGCGAATGGGGGCAAGTACCAGGTGAGTTACTACAAATTCCCGGCGAGCGACGAGATCAAGAACCCACGAGAGTGGGACGTTGATCCCGCCCGCTACGCAGTCACGAACAAAATGGAAGTGGAGGCAGGCTACAATAACCCACAAGCTACAGAGGTCTCATCGCTTCCGCTCGTTGACTCACAGCTCCGATTCATCAGTCACGTCGAGGAACTCGAGAATACGCGGTTTCGAATGCCGAGTGTCACTGCTGGGGTGCTTCGAAAACGACATGACGGGGGGCGTCGCTACGAGTTTACTGACCAGACCGTTGACCACCGTGAAAGCCAGTTCGTGACAATTCTGAACTTTGGTCCCGAGCAGCCTGATCAAGATCGACCGCTCGGCTATCCGATCTGTACCGTTTGTGGCGGCGTTCGGAGCCCCTACGATAGCGACGATCGGATCGAAGATTTCGTCGAGTATCACGAGGAGCATTGTGGCGAAGAACCAGGGTACTTCGCACTCCATGTTCACAGCGACGTTGATGGCCTCCTGTTCACGGAACTAGCCTCACAGGGGGACGCTGTGAGCCTGGGTGAAGCGATGACGCTTATCGGCAGCCACCTCTTCGATATGGAGCGCGACGATCTGCAATGGCTTCCAATTCCCGTGGACGACGAAATGTGGCAACTGTTTCTCTACGATCCAATGCCTGGCGGGAGCGGACTGCTTGAGCAATTCATCAATGAATGGGATGCAGTCTACGACGCCGCTATAGAGCTTCTTGGGAGCTGTCCGAGTGCCTGTTCGACGAGTTGTTATGACTGTCTTCGGACGTACTTTAATCAATTCTACCACGACCAACTCGACCGTCACCGTGCACTTGAGCTCATTCAAGGAATGGGTCAGGAATCAATAGCATCGAACCCAATCGAACCTATTAACGAGGTCGAAGAGGAGAGTAACCAGGACACGAACATATGGGAGAAACGACTCGAGGATATTGTCTGTAATGAATGGGGCTATAATAGATTCGAGCCACAGGGAAAGATCGATCTTCCGCATATCAATGCATACACTCTCCCTGATTTATTCCATGAAGAAGCCGAGATTGCTATTTATTTGGATGGTCCAATACACAGTGAACAAGAACAGAAACAGAAAGACAAGTATCTCCGAAATGCGTTGAAGGCAGAAGGGTGGACTGTGATTGAGATTCATATCGAAGACTTTGAAAATGATCCAATGATGGACGTTTATCGAGCGCAGATCGGGAATCATCTTGACAATTTGTGA
- a CDS encoding sulfite exporter TauE/SafE family protein has translation MSIDILHLITVSSVPIYTDLVVFFLIGLLGGAHCIGMCGPLVTTYSKGMTSTEGTLTSHEVRQHGLFNVGRAVSYALIGGLFGLFGSVLYGTVSIVGLLQPIQAVLGVVIGALIIAAGLTRLFGYRQGSVEHATSKLGVSALFGRVYALLTSRINQWVNTPGIVGLGALHGLLPCMLLYPAYLYVLAHGSAVYGIVALGALGIGTIPSVFLYGTVIGSIGLDERLVLNRALGIGFVILGYIPLAHGLALLGVPAPMFDLPFYQPFGEYLPGGHNHH, from the coding sequence ATGAGCATCGATATACTGCATCTCATAACCGTCAGTAGCGTCCCGATCTACACCGATCTAGTCGTCTTTTTTCTCATTGGTCTCCTGGGCGGCGCCCACTGTATTGGAATGTGTGGCCCACTTGTGACGACTTACTCGAAGGGAATGACGAGCACGGAGGGCACGCTCACCTCCCACGAGGTGCGACAACACGGGCTGTTCAACGTCGGGCGGGCGGTAAGTTACGCGCTGATCGGAGGCCTGTTCGGACTGTTCGGGTCGGTCCTGTACGGGACAGTCTCGATCGTCGGCCTGCTACAGCCTATCCAGGCGGTCCTCGGGGTCGTAATCGGGGCGCTGATCATCGCCGCCGGACTCACCCGCCTGTTCGGCTACCGGCAGGGATCGGTTGAACATGCGACCTCGAAGCTCGGCGTGAGTGCTCTGTTCGGACGAGTGTACGCTCTTCTCACGAGCCGGATCAATCAGTGGGTCAACACACCCGGAATCGTCGGATTGGGGGCCCTCCACGGCCTGTTGCCCTGTATGTTACTCTATCCAGCATACCTGTACGTACTCGCACACGGAAGCGCAGTTTACGGAATTGTTGCTCTGGGCGCCCTCGGTATCGGAACGATCCCTTCGGTGTTTCTCTATGGAACCGTTATCGGTTCGATCGGCCTTGACGAGCGGCTCGTCCTCAATCGAGCGCTCGGTATCGGGTTTGTGATTCTTGGATATATCCCGCTCGCACACGGGCTGGCACTGCTCGGCGTTCCCGCTCCGATGTTCGATCTCCCGTTCTACCAGCCGTTCGGCGAGTACCTCCCAGGCGGCCACAACCACCACTGA
- a CDS encoding DUF4268 domain-containing protein: MPAFEGLYFQELEPQDVREYWADEARQFTPWLATEIQSEDTSYLEDVLELDLEVIEVEKRVGKYSVDILARVEGDGRNVVIENQLTTSDHDHLGKAIAYAAGVDADIIVWIAPQFNDEHSDAIQWLNDNSRERIDLFAIRLEVWKIGDSDPAVRFNPAEQPSEWKERARRAKNELSEQEERREEFWIAFRDRIEEDETPLQPRKPSPRLYYSNPIGKSGFHLSFVFNTTEDERYISLIIEDDEETYWQLEAEREQIEDEIGESLVWIEPEKTRGGNMRSQLQLRTNGTLADRDMWEDHIGWFLTYGERFYNVFHDRV, from the coding sequence ATGCCAGCGTTTGAGGGACTGTATTTTCAAGAACTCGAACCTCAGGACGTTCGGGAATACTGGGCGGATGAAGCACGTCAGTTCACGCCGTGGTTGGCTACTGAAATCCAATCAGAGGACACATCCTATCTAGAGGATGTTCTTGAGTTAGATCTCGAGGTAATTGAAGTCGAGAAACGCGTCGGCAAGTACAGTGTCGATATTTTGGCCCGCGTTGAAGGAGATGGACGAAACGTCGTCATTGAAAATCAGCTCACTACCTCCGATCATGATCACCTCGGGAAAGCAATCGCGTACGCAGCTGGTGTTGATGCGGACATCATCGTCTGGATCGCACCCCAGTTCAATGACGAACACAGTGATGCGATTCAATGGCTCAACGACAATAGCCGCGAAAGGATCGATCTATTCGCGATCCGATTGGAGGTATGGAAGATCGGCGACTCTGATCCGGCAGTGCGATTTAATCCTGCTGAACAGCCCAGCGAGTGGAAAGAACGGGCTCGACGCGCGAAGAACGAACTATCTGAGCAAGAGGAACGACGCGAGGAATTCTGGATTGCGTTTCGGGACAGGATTGAGGAAGATGAAACACCGCTCCAGCCACGAAAACCCAGTCCCCGGTTGTACTATTCGAACCCGATCGGAAAGTCCGGATTCCATCTCTCCTTCGTGTTCAATACGACAGAAGACGAGCGGTACATCAGTCTGATTATTGAGGACGACGAGGAGACCTATTGGCAACTAGAAGCCGAGCGTGAGCAGATCGAAGACGAGATCGGCGAGTCACTCGTCTGGATCGAACCTGAAAAGACCCGCGGTGGAAACATGCGTAGCCAGCTCCAGCTGCGAACTAACGGGACGCTGGCCGATCGGGATATGTGGGAAGATCACATCGGTTGGTTCCTGACCTATGGCGAGCGTTTCTACAATGTCTTTCATGACCGTGTTTAG
- a CDS encoding PDDEXK family nuclease has protein sequence MRRALSDLAIWEPTEDLAETYLQFRALNERMREILTEYTGEDIHLWDIEHAFYYWQHREEAEVEATTESEPASEPESETVAVAEPAETLPSSYIPPIVSILPDLARRTDQMIALAEQNGTTVESLFENRLAVCFRILGYNVEDLGQGSGRNPDGIFTYRGNDSSYAVIYDAKSSGEPYRLRTDAERQFEDYINQHISELQRRGFDNIYFAVISGSFVDEAREEIRALKIRTPIREVRLLEANAVIELLENSLRDPEFRLGPGGYQGVGLQDFFVESGVLTEADVREELGL, from the coding sequence ATGCGGCGGGCACTGTCGGACTTAGCGATCTGGGAGCCAACAGAGGATCTTGCAGAGACGTACCTTCAGTTCCGCGCACTGAACGAACGAATGCGCGAGATCCTTACTGAGTATACCGGCGAGGATATCCATCTCTGGGATATTGAGCATGCCTTTTACTACTGGCAACACCGCGAAGAGGCAGAGGTGGAGGCGACTACGGAGTCGGAGCCAGCTAGTGAACCAGAGTCTGAGACGGTAGCTGTAGCCGAACCAGCCGAGACACTGCCGAGTAGTTATATCCCACCGATCGTCTCGATCCTCCCCGACTTGGCGAGACGGACGGACCAGATGATAGCCTTGGCAGAGCAAAACGGGACAACCGTTGAGTCATTGTTCGAGAATCGGCTTGCAGTGTGTTTCCGAATTCTTGGCTACAATGTCGAGGATCTCGGGCAAGGAAGTGGGCGCAATCCGGATGGGATTTTCACCTACCGGGGGAACGACAGCAGTTACGCGGTTATTTACGATGCCAAATCAAGTGGTGAGCCCTATCGACTACGAACGGACGCTGAACGACAATTTGAAGACTACATCAATCAGCATATTAGCGAGCTCCAACGGCGAGGCTTTGACAATATCTATTTCGCCGTTATCTCGGGGTCGTTCGTTGATGAGGCTCGTGAAGAAATTCGTGCGCTGAAGATCCGGACGCCGATTCGGGAGGTCCGGTTGCTTGAGGCTAACGCCGTTATTGAACTGCTTGAGAATTCGCTCCGAGATCCGGAGTTTCGGCTTGGTCCTGGTGGATATCAGGGTGTTGGGTTACAGGATTTCTTTGTTGAGAGCGGGGTTCTTACTGAGGCCGACGTTCGTGAAGAGCTTGGATTGTAG